From Choloepus didactylus isolate mChoDid1 chromosome 19, mChoDid1.pri, whole genome shotgun sequence, one genomic window encodes:
- the MAFB gene encoding transcription factor MafB yields MAAELSMGPELPTSPLAMEYVNDFDLLKFDVKKEPLGRAERPGRPCTRLQPTGSVSSTPLSTPCSSVPSSPSFSPTEQKTHLEDLYWMASNYQQMNPEALNLTPEDAVEALIGSHPVPQPLQSFDGFRGAHHHHHHHHHPHPHHAYPAAGVAHDELGPHAHPHHHHHHQASPPPSSAASPTQQLPTSHPGPGPHAAAVATATGGSGSVEDRFSDDQLVSMSVRELNRHLRGFTKDEVIRLKQKRRTLKNRGYAQSCRYKRVQQKHHLENEKTQLIQQVEQLKQEVSRLARERDAYKVKCEKLANSGFREAGSTSDSPSSPEFFL; encoded by the coding sequence ATGGCCGCGGAGCTGAGCATGGGGCCGGAGCTGCCCACCAGCCCGCTGGCCATGGAGTATGTCAACGACTTCGATCTGCTCAAGTTCGACGTGAAGAAGGAGCCGCTGGGGCGCGCAGAGCGCCCAGGCCGGCCCTGCACGCGCCTGCAGCCTACCGGCTCGGTGTCGTCCACGCCGCTCAGCACGCCGTGCAGCTCTGTGCCGTCGTCTCCCAGCTTCAGCCCGACCGAGCAGAAGACCCACCTCGAGGACCTGTACTGGATGGCGAGCAACTACCAGCAGATGAACCCCGAGGCGCTCAACCTGACGCCGGAGGACGCGGTGGAGGCGCTCATCGGCTCGCATCCAGTGCCACAGCCGCTGCAGAGTTTCGACGGCTTCCGCGGCgcgcaccaccaccaccaccaccaccaccacccacaccCGCACCACGCGTACCCGGCCGCCGGCGTGGCCCACGACGAGCTGGGCCCGCACGCACACccgcaccatcaccaccatcaccaagcGTCGCCGCCGCCGTCCAGCGCGGCTAGCCCCACGCAGCAGCTGCCCACTAGCCACCCCGGGCCCGGGCCGCACGCAGCGGCTGTGGCAACGGCGACGGGAGGCAGCGGAAGCGTGGAGGACCGCTTCTCCGACGACCAGCTCGTATCTATGTCAGTGCGCGAGCTGAACCGCCACCTCCGGGGCTTCACCAAGGACGAGGTGATCCGCCTGAAGCAGAAGCGGCGGACCCTGAAGAACCGGGGCTACGCCCAGTCGTGCAGGTATAAACGCGTTCAGCAGAAACACCACCTGGAGAATGAGAAGACGCAGCTCATTCAGCAGGTGGAGCAGCTTAAGCAGGAGGTGTCCCGGCTGGCCCGCGAGAGAGACGCCTACAAGGTCAAGTGTGAGAAACTCGCCAACTCCGGCTTCAGGGAGGCTGGCTCCACCAGcgacagcccctcctctcccgAGTTCTTTCTGTGA